The Nicotiana tabacum cultivar K326 chromosome 1, ASM71507v2, whole genome shotgun sequence genome segment cgataagaaggactctattAGAGAGGGTGCATTCTACAATGTTAGATCATTTAAATCACAACATTAAACCATCGATAAGTTCCAAGATTCCATGCAAATGCACTTTAGCAAAAGCGAGAATTTCAATTACATCATAGTTGGCAGACCCATCCAATACCCGTACATAACtcacacatatgtctacggatCCTCTAAGGATGAAAAGACAAGTTATGacaatgctggcaacaaggccccggctatacctcaaaagtagaagtctacaacaaaagatatgcaatataaccccttgaaggagaaaggggctcaccaagacttcaAGAAGACGGTACTCCGCTACACGCGATCCGCACTATCTacaatggagccacctacatttatttaaaaatttagcacccccgacaaaagggacgttaagatcatgaaatagtactagtatgtataactaaacaccatctagttagaaagaactttcatacaagaataagaaatcacaagtataactcaagaTTTAAACGATCACCAccttatcaaataaaagaatcatacaaatTCCACAACATTTTTACATAGCTTTTACTTTGGAGCATTTCACACTATTcatcattgttcacaataccaccgctatcttgagcggagtccgatctcgatccgatcggctaggtcgcctAATTTGAGGAATatatttcaatcacaatctcattttccctTCTGTAATTCATTCagaataccaccgctatcttgagcggagtccgatctcggcccgatcggctcgGCTAGGCCGCCTTTCCAAGGCATTGTTCCCTTCGCATTAATCActttgtttcacatatatcatttcataggcacttggggccgcAACTTATCAAATTATCCTTGGCACTAGGCCGCATATTTACATCGTTCCCACAttcaatgttagatttgtaatTTAGGATAATAAGCGCACACAAGAGCAATTAAAATTATAGGCATAGAGGAGACCTCACATGGATGGCGCAACATACGCAGCTTCAATTTCAATTTAAAGTCCAAGCATTTCgatacataattcatatcctTGCCCTCTTCAAGTTATCAAGACAACTCATTGATCATGTTGAGACATTTTTCATGCATATACGATTACAACATCAATTCATGTAAAATGACAAGCAATACAATAATTCAGCTTTAATCTTACCATATTCACACAAATaccgatgaagctcaatttctaaaagacggggttttagccatacatgcCTTAACCGAGCTTTCCTTAATCCTATAACGTTCCGGAATGTtcgcacttcaatctatttaagcaatatagCACAATTTAACTCATAATCAAGAAAAGATCATAATCTAAGCTCTCTTGAGCATTTTACCGAGAATTTAGTAATCATTAAGGCCTAATGGTTCTTTTGTGCAAGATTACACTAGCCCATTACCCATGCCTCCTCTTTTATAATTCCTCATACTCTTcaagaacacatgcatgcaatgcaaacccccttatccccatgaattacctcaccAATGACCCTTTGTAGCTATGTGTAAAAATGAGAGCTgaggtgatgaagccttacctcttgggatgagggtttaggtccctcacttgattatcttcaatgatTTACCAAGGATTCATGGAGTAATTTTGAGTTATATAAACGTTGCAAAAGATAATCTATGGCAACGGTTATAATCGTTGCATAATTCTATCGGGGCTAGTGAGATAGTTAATACAATAAACCGTCACATTAGGGGAATAACCCTTGCCATAGACAGGTCTATTGGGACGATTTATTTAAACGTGGAACTATATATATCTATGGTGAcggttatttaaaaaaaaatacaattgcAACAGTGTTGCATTCCCTCCTTATATTGCCGCTTCCCAATTTACTAACCCGCCAATTTTTTCAAGGAAAAGATAAGAGACggagaggaaaaaaagaaaaactaaaattaaTGTCCTAACAAAGATACACGGtacccaaatccctaatcaaCATAGTTGATCCACTAACGAAGATCTGAAGAAATTCCAACAGgttcttctctctttctctcccCCTTGCCCTAACGCCTTTGTACCTTTATTCTACAACAATTTTTTTCATTACTTCGTTGCTCTCTCAGTCTTTGCCACTAAGAATATTGAGGTAATAATCATACTCACTTCAAATCAAAAGGGTTAGTACTTTATTATATGAAAATCCTTGATGATTTGTCTTTTGTTTTATTGATAGAAAAATGTATGCGATGAGTTTGCCTTTCTATTTATTGAAAAATTGCAATATTTGGGTTTGCTTTGAATAAAGTTTCGGTTGATGGGTTATTATATTTTTAGGtggttttgtttgattttgggtttaggtAACGATATTTTTTAGGATGAAATTGAATGTTCATTGGTGAATGGGTTTATTTTGCTAGTTAACTAAAAGGCAGTATGCACTTATTGAATTCATTCTTGTAGGTCTGCTCTTCCTTTATACTAGTtaagtttcatttttttgttcttatttatttatttattttgcaagTGAATGGAAAATTGAAATAAACCATGGGAATAGCTGCTTTATTTGTCATTGCaattatatttcacttgtaagaTCAGTTGAAGTATAATGCGCAATGTCCAATTTGCTTTTCTTCTATGCTTATAAAGTACTTGTTGGGTCTTTATCAAAGGGAGGAAAAATGAAGGTATTAGATATCAGTGAATTTCTATTTGCTTTTGATCCATATGAGAAAAATAACTTATCAAAAGAAGAGGAGAAAATGAAGTCCTGCAAAGACCAGTGATTAGGGAGTTAATTGAGAAAAGTGTAATATGTGACATAAAGGGTGGGTAATTAGttgctttttaattaatttgaatgGTATGATTGAATAGTTGCTTTAAAGTAAAATAGTCTTCATTGTGTAGTAGGAACTGAAGATATTTCTCTTGGTATCAATTTATGGTAACTCTTCAATAATATAAGAAAGCTAACAGGTTTTATTGCTGAAAGATACATAAAATCCCACCAAGCATTGAAAATATAGATAACTAACTCATTAATCTGTATCTACCAAAATTGCAAAACATAATAATTTAGCTAGATGTACTAAGTATTCTATTTCTTTTGAATTACTTAGTTGCTAGATTTGCTTGTttcttatgtatttttttattcaatGTGTGGGTGATTTTATTCTCTTACTGCTTTATTGAAAGGTTAAATAGTTTAGTGGTCTGTTGATTGAAAGTTTTATTTAGAAAGTACATGATAGAACCTTTGTTATGACTCTTCATTTCAGACTATTCAGCAGATTATGCAAGTAGGATGACATATGTTATTTTCACCAATGAAATGGtttcaaaagtttaaaaaaatagttCATGAGTAAGTAAACTATATTAAATTTGCTGAGCTTTAGCTCACCTGATAACAAATGGAAAAAATTCGTTTCCTCTCTTATAAGTAAGTCtctttatttgcatttttgttgcTTTCTGTCAATGTGTATATTTTTTTCCCAAGTCATAAAAGTGGGTAACAAACAAGATAGATAGATTTTGTTAATTAAACCTTATTCGTTGTAAGGGCAccactcttttccttttttctgatAAGGAAAAGTTTATCAGAAAAAGTATCAGTACTTATCGTGAACCCAATGAAAAGAAACAAATTAATGAAGGATCAGACTAAACCATTTAAAATCGCTTGATACTCTACCTTATATTCTTTTTGCTTCAAACCCTGTATGCCAATTATGAAATTGGATCATACATTGAACTTGTTGATAGTGCTATTGAACAGATCTTTTTTAAAATTTACAATTTGAATATTGATTTAAGTGTTTTGCTCGTATCATGTAGGATACCCAATGGATAATGGAGATAAAAATTGGATGGGTCTTCGAAGATCCACCGATGAGTATATTCGTGGAGTAAATGATTTTCTTGATAAAGCATTTGAACGATCTTCCCAAGGAAATGAAATATTATGCCCATGTAAAAAGTGCTTTAATCGTAATTGGCATTATAGAAATGTGGTGGAGGATCACTTAGTTGCTTATGGGTTTACATATGGATACACCAAATGGGTTTTTCATGGAGAAGGGTTTTCCTCCAGAGATTTGTCACATCCAaccaatgatgatgatgatggttctGATATGCATGACGATATTGATGGTCTGCTTCATGATACTTTTAGAAATGTAGAAAGTGACTTGAGCCGTGAAGGAGTGAGAGAGGGACCATCTGAAGATGCAAAGAGATTTTTTAAATTAGTGGAGGAAGGAAAACAAGAGTTGTATCCAGGGTGTGAAAGTTTCTCTAAACTGGATTTCACTATTCGGTTGTTCTTGTTTAAATGCATTCATGGGTTGAGTAATGTGGCCTTTTCAGACTTGTTAGACTTGATAAAAGAGGCATTTCCATTTGCTAAATTACCTGAGTCTTTTCACAAGgcaaaaaatatgataaaagattTGGGTCTTCATTATGATAAAATACATGCATGCCCGAACAATTGCATATTTTTTTGGAATGAGAATGAGAAGGCAGATAATTGCTCTATGTGTGGATCTTCTAGATGGAAGAATGTGTGTGATGGCTTGACTAATAGGAACACCAAAGTTGCTGCAAAGGTTTTAAGGTACTTTCCTTTAAAGCCTAGGCTTCAGAGGATATTCATGTGTTCTGAAACAGCTGTATCAATGAGATGACATGCTACTGAACGACCTAAAGATGGAAATATAAGACATCCTGTTGATGGGGAAGCTTGGAAGGATTTTGACTTGTTGCACCCGGACTTCTCTAAAGATCCTCGTAATGTTAGATTGGGTCTTTCAAACGTTGGTTTTAACCCATTTCGAACCATGAGCATTTCCCATAGTACATGGCCAGTCATGTTAATGAACTATAATTTATCACCATGGATTTGCATGAAGCCGGAGTATATAACGTTGTCAATGATCATTCCAGGTCTATCATCTCTAGGAAAGGATATAGATGTGTACCTACAACCACTAATTGTTGATTTGAAGGAACTGTGGGAAATTGGAGTAGAAACATATGATGTTGAAACTAACCAAACATTTCTAATGCGTGCAGCCTTATTATGGACAGTTAGTGATTTTCCAGCATTATCAATGCTTTCCGGATGGAGCACCAAGGGAAGATGGGCATGCCCCACTTGTAATTATGATACTTGCTCTCAATATCTCAAACATAGTCGTAAGATGTGTTACTTGGGGCATCGGGCATTTTTACCGCATGATCATCCATTTCGGAAAGATAAGAAATCATTCAATGGTGAAGAGGAGCATCGAGCCATGCCCACTCCCTTATCGGGGGTAGAAATGCTCGAAGAACTACGTGAATTCTATAATGTCTTTGGAAAAGGCCAAAAGAAAAGGCCTCGGCATAATGACGGTCCATGGAAGAAAAGATCCATCTTTTTTGAATTGCCATATTGGGCACATAATAAATTGAGGCACAATCTTGACatgatgcatatagagaagaACATATGTGATAGCTAGCTTGGGACTTTGTTAGATATACCTGGAAAATCCAAGGATCAAAATTCTCGCTATGACTTGCAAGAAATGGGGATACGCAAGGAGCTTCAACCATTAAAAGATGATAAAAAATGGAAAAGTTCATCTAGCTAAAGCTTGTTACTCTATGAAATCGGAAGAAAAAAGATTATTTTGCACTGTCTTAAAAAATGCCAAATTACCAAAAGGGTGTGCCTCAAATATATCACATCGAGTGCAAGTGGATGAGATGAAAATATTAGGATACAAGAGCCatgatgctcatttcataatgcATTACTTGCTCCAAGTTGCGGTTATAAAAGTGTTACCCAAGAATGTCTCTTTGGCCTTGATTAGGTTGGGTAATTATTTTAGAACCATGTGTAGTAAGGTTGTAAAGCAATAGGATCTTGATAAAATGCAGTCTGAAATTATAGATATAGCATGTGACCTCGAAACAATTTTCCCGCCAACCTTTTTTGATATAATGACACATTTGCCTATCCATTTAGTAAATGAAATTAAGCTTGGCGGTCCGACTCATTTATGTTGGATGTATCCCTTAGAGAGAAACCTGTGTAAGTACAAAGCATTTGTTCGTAATCGAACTCATCCAGAAGCATCAATAGCAGAGGGATTTTTGGCAGAAGAGTGATTGAACTTTTGTTCGAGATACTTACATGATGGGGTGAAGACAAGATTCAGTCGCTATCAAACTGAGGATGATGAAGGCATTCAAATAGAGGGAGATAATTCTTCACCTATATTTCCTAATATAGGCCATCCAATCGGAAGTAAGAATAAAAGGAAAGGCAAGACTTTTGACATGGATTTACAGTTATGGTCTGAAGCACATCGATATGTTTTGTTCAATACTGGAGATGAACAAGTTGAGGCATTTATCAAGTAAGATAAAATATATAACTGTCATTTGTAGtttaaactttatttttttcatgataatatattttaaactttttctCCAATGGTCTAAtgattaaattttatatttatacttaCAAAGAGCATAAGAATTTCATTGGCAATCATACTAAAGGAAATGCATGGCTAAAAGCACGAATTCATAGTCGAGAATTCGAAAATTGGCTTAGAGAGAAAGTTAAAAATGTTGAAGTGCCCAATCATTTAAGATGGCTAGCTAAAGGGCCTAATACAGTGGCTAAAAGATATACTGCCTATTTCATTAATGGATATCGATTTCATACAATGGAACGAGATGCTCCATGCAAGACTCAAAATAATAGAGTAACTTTGTCAGCAACAACAAATAGTTTTGCTAGTGCTAGGGACCAAAATCCCATCGGTGGAACGGTTATCTACTATGGAGCTATTCAGGATATAATTGAAATTGACTATTAGGACTATTTTAGTGTTGTACTATTTAGATGTGATTGGTTTCATAATGAAATTGATGGATATGGATTAACGCGGATGTACTTCAACAAAAAATGCAGTACAAATGATACTTTTGTACTAGCATCTCAAGTACATCAAGTTTTTTATGTGGAGGATCCAACTGAGAAAGATGTTTATTATGCAAGAAATAATGTCCCTGTTGATCTACATGATTTGGAAGAAGAGAATTGTCCTAATATTGGAGAAACGTTTTTGGAGAGAGCCTGATGATGATATTGGTTCATCAAATAGATTACTCGATGTGGATGTTAGATGGTCGAGAGAAGATATACCTGTTGATATCATTGATATGCCTTCCCAATCACAAGATACAACTATGGAAATATCGGAAGAGGAGGATGAGTATGATGATACTGATTGGAATTGGATGGAGGTTGATGATTGATGAAGGATCTTCTAAACTTATTTAAATATATACTCATCATTATTTTGTAGTGAGTAATAATGCCATTTTTAGAAATATTATGTGACTGTTTTTCTTGTTTATATGTTTTTAGTCCTTTTGCATTTGTTTATCTCTTAGAGTTTTATTCTGAATTACTTCAATTTTACAGGTTATATACCAACAAGTGTTACTGATTGTAGATTACAATCCATGTAAGTTGCATAAAGTTTATTTTTCAAGTAAGTGGCACAAATTATTTCAAGTACTTATTATAGATATAATGCTCAtgctttttcttccttttttttgtaattttcagtGTCATTATTGTGTCGTCTACCTGATTCTTCAACTAACCTTCTTCTAACCTGATTAGCTTTGATTGTCTTACATATACAGATTTAGATAGTTATGGGTCAAGAAGGGtcttcaagaaaaaataaaaaaggaaaaagtctGTCATATGTTCAAGCTGGAAGTTTGTCATGTTTGGCAAAAAAAAGAGAATGTCATTTACAACAAAAGAAACTGTTCAAACTATACGGTTAGAGAAAGAGCATCTGTTAAAATTAATTGAAGAACAACCAATAATAGGACCACGATCTGAAGCAAATGAACGACATGTAGAGGAGCAATCTTTAGAGGAGCAATCTGTAGAGGAGCAAATTGTAGATGAGCAGATGCAAATAGATTCTACCACTCCTACAGCTAATGAACAATCTGAAGAACAAGGCAAGACCACATAACTTAGAATCTGACTGAATTCATCCATGACCTctgattttttgtattttattgtaGCTTCTGGTCTTGAGACTCAAAAAAGAAAGAGAGGCAGGACACAAATGCGTAGTGTCCATGGCCGAAAGGTGCGTAAGGTGATCACACTTAACAATCTCAATCAGCCCATTGGTCCTTCTAAAAAAGATGTAAGAGAGTTTGGTAGCTTCCTTGGTACATTGGCAAGGACTGCAACCCTTTGCCCACTGGATATATTGGACTGGAGGAAAATGGACACAAAAGATGATTTATGGACATATACCAAGGTTTAAGTTCCGATCCAAATGTTCATTTACTTGTTAAAAGTATGTTACAATTTTCGCTAATCAAATGAAATCAAATTGTAGTCGAAGTATGATATTCCAGATGCTGCAAAAAatggactttatattcaattggaAATGCTTGGAGAAGGAATAAAAGTCAACTGAAGAAAGATCATTATGATGCCTATCAAAATGATGATGTTCGAACGACAAAAAGGCCCGATTATATACCAGAATATCAGTTTAAAGAACTCCTGAAATATTGGAGTTCTGATAAACTACAGGTAAATATAAACCATTGTCTTGATAATAGTCTCCACAATTTGTAATATCTGTATATAATGGACATGTCCAGACCTGTAGAAACCATTAGGAactctttttcatcttctttaatTGGTTGTTGGATAGAGATCATGACAAAGATTCTTACTATGTCTAGATGATTGAATTAATAAGACTGTGATTGAATTAATAAGACTGTGATAGAATCAAGGTTAGTATCACTTTATTCCTaggttaaaatatatattttaccaaCTGCAAAGCTGCTTTTTTTTGCTTAAAATCTGCAGTCAAACTACtgttttttaaagttaaaaactattgatttttttaataaaatctgcTCTTTTTCTGCGTTTCTTCCAATCATGAAATCATGCTGATATGAAGCATTATAGAACCATTAATATTTCTGCAGATAGTGTTTAGTATAAACTTTATTAGTATATTTTAATGCTATCATCTTGGGTGACTGAGTTCATATTACTAGAGGTTCAAGTTCATATTGAAACATGGGGTTCTCTTGGAATTCCAAATACGGAAATGTTAATCACTGTTAGTGTGACTGATAAAAGAACCTCTATTAGTGTGATTGATAAAAGAACCTCTTGATCCAAGGTGTACTTGTAATTTACCAACCAGCAGTCTACTATGAAGAGAGTTGCACAAAAAAATTTCTGAGTAGAGTGAAGAGAGTTGCCTGCAAAGCTGTTGTAACCTCTGGTATAACAACCTCTAGTTTCTACTTTCTACATTTGGAGATTGGACTATGTGGGGTCTATGAAgatcttaaatttaattattaaattgaaTAGGTCTTTATGAAGATCTTGACATTTGGAGATTGAATACGTTTGATCTTCAATTATCATTCTCTTGTATGTCACACTAGATACTTTGTTGTATTTTCAACTGCGAATACTTTTTGTCCTAttcaagtttttttttgtttgtggTATGATAAATCTTATTCTACAGAGTGTGTCTATGCAAATTCTTTTGTTTGGTTTGGATTATGCGGACTATTACTGTATATAAGTGCCTGTGACATAATCGATTAAAACAACACTTTTCTCGAATAGCTCCAAAAAATTGGTGTCTATGATTAATAAAATTGATTGAACCGGTAAAACTTGATTCATTAAGATAAATCAAACCAATAGGCCCTAATTTTAAATGTCATTATGGTTTGTTCTTAGGTAGGAGATTTTTTTCCTGCTTGCTTGTTTTCAGTAAACACATTGAATTACTGTTGttatttttgctttcttcttgAGTGGTGGTGTTAATATTACTATAAATGGGGACATGTTGGGTAGGAATACATGACACATTAACTCAAAACTTTCCTTGTTCCTTCTTGATACTTGATCTTTGTCCTTTTTCTGAACTTTATTTTGAAAGTTACTTTTGCTTTAATCTCCGAAGGTCTATCGAAAACGGCCTCTCTACCTCGCCAGGTAGGGGTAACGTCTGCGTACACTCTATCTTCCTCAGATTTCACTCGTGTGATTATActtggtatgttgttgttgttgtagtatatcAAAAATAGGATCTATTATTTCTGTTGGTGTTTCCATTGCTTCACATTTCACAAAGACAATTGAACTTTTTTTAGAAAGAATCTTGTTGTCTTGTAGATTCTCAGAGATCTTATTGAATGAGAAATATTTTGGATTATCCCTTCCCTATAACTATTAGATTGTTGTGTCTTATTACGTGACATGACATCGATATTCCTATATGTTTAAATGAAATCCTTTTATAAAACTTTTGctaaattatttgttttttaaCTATTTGCAGGTGGAGAACATGAACAAGGAGACGAAAGTGATGAAGATCTGACTTAGGAGTATTAGCTTGATTCATGAAGAAACTTTACATATGATGTAGGAATGTTTTGTTTTTGAACACTTTGGAAACTTATGTGTTCCAATTCACTGGCAAATATTGTTatatattttgcttttttggaTATTACACCTACCTggattcttattttatttataattagaTTTTTCtcgtaaattatatatatttcaaGGTATGTTACATTGTCGGTTTGTTTAACTGTTGCAATAGAGCTACAATAACCGTTGAAGTAGCCTAGAAAATAACTGTCGTAATATAACAACATAACCGTTGCAAAAGACATGAGTCCCAAATCGCATAAGCCAAAAGTGACCGTTGCAATATCATAAAGTACCATTGCAATAGTATTAAATAACTGTAGCAATAGCCTCAGCAACAATTGCAGATAAACTCTATTTCAACGCTTTTTAACCATTCCTCTAGAATCGCAAAATTTGCTGTAATATAAATCAAGAACAACCGTTGCAATAGGCTTTCTATTGCATCGGTTATTCAACCGTTACTAAAAACCGTCGCAATAGATCTATTGTAACGAGCACAAAAACTGTCGCAATAGCGTTGTGGCAACGGTTTTCCTGCCTGCCACAACGGTTGGGGAACCGTTACCATAAGcctaatttctagtagtgttatcTTCAATGATTTACCAAGGATTTGTGGAGTAATTTTGATGGGAAGCACTTTCCCTCTCTTAGaccccttctctctctctctctaaaagtgttaggaaatgggctcaaaatgagctattgcaTAGGATATAACGAcagggggtcgggtttaaaatttagaaaactgGAGCCTCGACTTGgatctgcgatcgcaaagtggaCATGTagcccgcataatggaccgcaaaaatgctccCCAAGACCTTAACACACTGcctgggtatgcggcagaaatgcggtctgcataccCGTTCTGCGATCACATAATGCACCATAGAACTACCccttacaaaatcccaagggaatTATGCGATGACTTTGCggcccgcatatcgattatgcgatcgcataattggccgcatagttgacatCGATTTGGCCAACACACTGCTTCACTCTACGACGACTATGCGGTCTGCATtcctattatgcgaccgcatagtggaccgcaaaaagggcacttttctggaaaacattattcTTTGACTTTTTAATGCATAGACTAGTTATAAaggctcgccgcgaagaattttacgcatctctaacacatattcctaatTGCCACTATGAGCTTTCGGGTTTATAGTGgaaattttcacggggcctcacattgcctacaggttcgggtcttatacggtctattgtgatgcctcgaagaTTGGCCTTgaagcggtgttgatgcaagacggtagggtgattgcctgcgtgt includes the following:
- the LOC107765967 gene encoding uncharacterized protein LOC107765967 isoform X1; its protein translation is MDNGDKNWMGLRRSTDEYIRGVNDFLDKAFERSSQGNEILCPCKKCFNRNWHYRNVVEDHLVAYGFTYGYTKWVFHGEGFSSRDLSHPTNDDDDGSDMHDDIDGLLHDTFRNVESDLSREGVREGPSEDAKRFFKLVEEGKQELYPGCESFSKLDFTIRLFLFKCIHGLSNVAFSDLLDLIKEAFPFAKLPESFHKAKNMIKDLGLHYDKIHACPNNCIFFWNENEKADNCSMCGSSRWKNVCDGLTNRNTKVAAKVLRYFPLKPRLQRIFMCSETAVSMR
- the LOC107765967 gene encoding uncharacterized protein LOC107765967 isoform X2, with protein sequence MFGKKKRMSFTTKETVQTIRLEKEHLLKLIEEQPIIGPRSEANERHVEEQSLEEQSVEEQIVDEQMQIDSTTPTANEQSEEQASGLETQKRKRGRTQMRSVHGRKVRKVITLNNLNQPIGPSKKDVREFGSFLGTLARTATLCPLDILDWRKMDTKDDLWTYTKSKYDIPDAAKNGLYIQLEMLGEGIKVN